From the genome of Rarobacter incanus, one region includes:
- a CDS encoding zinc-binding dehydrogenase, whose protein sequence is MRAAIIHGPGDVRIETVPDPQLHDDGDVIVDVTAGCVCGSDLWAYRGIRPTPHPHRIGHELVGVVTAVGAGVRTLGIGDFVIAPFDLGCGHCQSCRHGFYSACETVCLVGATDSHGRPIDGGQGERARIPYADASLVKVPGPIDPLVIPSLLTLSDVLPTGHHAAISAGVDSSTTVVVVGDGAVGLCAVLAAARLGAPRIIAMSRHAERAQLARDFGATDVIAERGDAGIAAVREALDGDLADCALECVGTDIAMDQALGSVRGGGSVGFVGVPAGGSQIPIGTLFARNIRVGGGMAPARRYIPELLADVLAGRIDPGLVFTQAFALRDIAAAYRAMDERTVIKSLVMS, encoded by the coding sequence ATGCGCGCCGCCATCATCCACGGCCCCGGCGATGTCCGCATTGAAACGGTTCCCGACCCCCAGTTGCACGATGACGGCGACGTGATTGTCGACGTGACCGCCGGATGCGTTTGCGGTTCTGACCTGTGGGCTTACCGCGGGATCCGCCCCACCCCACATCCGCACCGTATCGGTCACGAACTGGTCGGCGTGGTAACCGCTGTGGGTGCGGGGGTACGGACGCTGGGGATCGGCGACTTTGTCATAGCGCCGTTCGACTTGGGTTGTGGGCACTGCCAGTCGTGTCGGCACGGCTTCTATTCGGCGTGCGAGACGGTGTGCCTGGTGGGCGCCACGGACTCGCACGGCCGCCCCATCGATGGGGGGCAGGGCGAACGTGCCCGCATTCCCTATGCGGACGCGTCCCTGGTCAAGGTGCCAGGACCGATCGATCCGCTAGTGATACCGAGCCTGCTCACCCTCAGCGATGTGCTTCCCACCGGTCATCATGCCGCGATCAGCGCGGGGGTCGATTCGTCGACGACGGTCGTCGTGGTCGGGGACGGTGCGGTTGGACTGTGCGCCGTTTTGGCGGCAGCGCGCCTGGGCGCTCCCCGGATCATCGCGATGTCGCGGCATGCCGAGCGCGCTCAGTTGGCACGCGACTTTGGTGCCACGGACGTGATTGCGGAGCGCGGGGATGCGGGCATCGCGGCCGTCCGGGAGGCACTCGATGGGGATCTTGCGGATTGCGCACTGGAGTGTGTTGGCACCGACATTGCCATGGACCAGGCGCTCGGATCTGTGCGGGGTGGCGGAAGCGTCGGATTCGTTGGCGTGCCGGCGGGCGGGTCGCAGATCCCGATCGGCACGCTCTTCGCGCGGAACATCCGCGTCGGCGGCGGCATGGCCCCCGCCCGGCGTTACATTCCGGAACTGCTAGCCGACGTGCTCGCGGGCAGGATCGACCCAGGGTTGGTATTCACCCAAGCGTTTGCGCTGCGCGACATTGCGGCCGCGTACAGGGCCATGGACGAGCGCACAGTCATCAAATCCCTGGTCATGTCCTAG
- a CDS encoding response regulator transcription factor, producing MESVCGAVTSDIDAVASDLNSALDRDASTEVADIVGRTFWQLLDHDPALAIRGLYALDPAVTNLHPGLRAAKSLCGLMDTRYVLAPAGDAPGRDLDRTDLVAMFQDMMFGAAHRKDSESLAAARAVRELALSVMAGDTEHAQAFFGMVLLHTGIISLLNEDFDAAITDFNAAHRLGRNDGALLLERDAHAKLGLVHGLLGRVNALDAGARPGQPDPTAVILRPYTHYSHDTVGALRAVERLDPDARERAYAIDVLDPLNSLWPIALLLRCRMELVRGTPGKVLDQIALVSGVHDRRKCPLSRDIVMSVAIDAFSAIGEYGMAWDVYAKHPAGIFTGTSHLRLLLATGEYDRAQQIIDANLNCVETYAVVRDESIMALAWLRVATGQPIGAATARHIVRLVTQESKWRVAWAVPPAVHQALCDESPEFAAAFAAHRQGNIDADSALKVPLSNAELRVLRAIAVKDTVARAGQHLYLSPNTVKTHLASIYRKLGVHDRQGMLARAGELGLL from the coding sequence GTGGAGTCAGTGTGCGGCGCCGTCACGAGCGACATAGACGCGGTCGCATCCGATCTGAATTCGGCCCTGGACCGGGACGCCAGCACGGAAGTGGCGGACATAGTCGGGCGCACGTTCTGGCAGCTTCTGGATCACGACCCGGCGCTTGCCATCCGCGGCCTGTATGCCCTGGATCCGGCGGTGACTAATCTCCATCCTGGCCTGCGCGCGGCCAAGTCGCTCTGCGGCCTCATGGACACCCGCTACGTCCTGGCACCGGCGGGAGACGCTCCCGGCCGCGACCTCGACCGGACCGATCTGGTGGCGATGTTCCAGGACATGATGTTTGGAGCGGCGCACCGCAAAGATTCCGAGTCATTAGCCGCCGCCCGGGCGGTGCGCGAATTGGCGCTTTCCGTCATGGCGGGAGATACGGAACACGCGCAGGCGTTCTTCGGCATGGTGTTGCTGCACACCGGCATCATTTCCCTGCTCAACGAAGACTTCGATGCCGCGATTACGGATTTCAACGCCGCGCACCGGCTGGGTCGCAATGATGGCGCGCTGCTGTTGGAACGCGACGCTCACGCCAAACTTGGACTCGTTCATGGCCTGTTGGGGCGGGTCAATGCACTGGATGCTGGCGCCCGCCCCGGGCAGCCGGACCCCACCGCCGTGATTCTGCGGCCCTACACTCACTATTCGCATGACACGGTTGGGGCGCTGCGGGCAGTCGAGCGGTTGGATCCGGACGCGCGTGAGCGCGCCTACGCCATCGATGTGCTCGATCCACTGAATTCGCTGTGGCCGATTGCCCTGCTACTGAGGTGCCGCATGGAATTGGTGCGGGGAACCCCGGGGAAGGTGCTCGATCAGATTGCCTTGGTATCGGGCGTGCATGACAGGCGCAAATGCCCGTTGAGCAGGGATATCGTCATGTCGGTCGCGATCGACGCCTTCTCGGCGATCGGCGAATACGGCATGGCCTGGGACGTGTACGCCAAGCACCCAGCGGGAATTTTCACGGGTACATCGCACCTGCGTCTGCTGCTCGCGACCGGTGAATACGATCGCGCGCAGCAGATCATCGACGCCAACCTCAACTGCGTCGAGACATACGCGGTCGTTAGGGACGAATCGATTATGGCGTTGGCATGGTTGCGGGTGGCCACGGGGCAGCCCATTGGCGCCGCGACCGCGCGCCACATCGTCCGGCTCGTCACCCAGGAATCGAAGTGGAGGGTGGCCTGGGCGGTGCCGCCCGCGGTGCATCAGGCGTTGTGCGACGAGTCCCCCGAATTCGCCGCCGCGTTCGCCGCGCACAGGCAGGGAAACATCGACGCAGATAGCGCGCTGAAGGTTCCGCTGTCGAACGCGGAGCTGCGCGTTCTGCGCGCTATCGCGGTCAAGGACACGGTGGCGCGGGCTGGCCAGCACCTGTATCTTTCGCCGAATACCGTCAAGACCCACCTGGCATCGATTTACCGCAAACTCGGTGTGCACGATCGCCAGGGAATGCTGGCGCGCGCCGGTGAACTTGGTTTGCTGTAA
- the rocD gene encoding ornithine--oxo-acid transaminase, with product MTNISAPAPAEIAADRPPAPGADRLAHNYHPLPVTLTSGRGAWVTGTDSRRYLDCLAAYSAVNFGHSNPQLLAVAHAQLDRLTLTSRAFDNDKLDEFAAALTDLTGTQMYLPMNTGAEAVESAIKVARAWGYRVKGVPAGQANIIVMDGNFHGRTTTIVSFSDDPSAYEDFGPFTPGFRRVPFGDATAVAEAIDANTVAVLLEPIQGEAGVIIPPADYLPSVRAITEQQSVLLICDEVQSGLGRTGATLESQRQGVTADLITLGKALGGGIVPVSGVVGRADVLGVLRPGEHGSTFGGNPLAAAVGREVVSILRTGRYQEAARRHGELLRKMLEPALGNGLTAIRNAGLWFGLDIDPAVGTGRDVCMRLMEQGVLAKDTHVQTVRLAPPLVITESEIETVVSALSRALDFSSER from the coding sequence GTGACCAACATTTCCGCCCCCGCACCAGCCGAAATCGCCGCCGATCGACCGCCGGCGCCGGGGGCCGACCGGCTCGCCCACAACTACCACCCGCTGCCCGTCACGCTCACTAGCGGACGGGGCGCCTGGGTGACGGGAACGGATTCGCGACGCTACCTCGACTGCCTCGCCGCGTATTCCGCAGTGAATTTCGGGCACTCCAATCCGCAATTGTTGGCCGTGGCCCACGCGCAGCTCGATCGGCTGACGCTGACGTCGCGCGCGTTCGATAACGACAAATTGGACGAGTTCGCCGCCGCCCTCACGGACCTAACCGGTACGCAAATGTACTTGCCGATGAACACCGGAGCCGAGGCCGTCGAATCTGCTATCAAGGTTGCCCGCGCATGGGGGTATCGAGTCAAGGGCGTGCCCGCGGGGCAGGCAAACATCATCGTGATGGACGGGAATTTCCACGGACGCACCACCACGATCGTGAGTTTCAGCGATGACCCCAGCGCCTACGAGGACTTTGGGCCGTTCACGCCGGGCTTCCGGCGGGTGCCGTTTGGCGACGCCACGGCGGTCGCGGAGGCAATCGACGCGAACACGGTGGCCGTCCTGCTGGAACCGATTCAGGGCGAGGCCGGGGTCATCATCCCCCCGGCCGATTACCTCCCTTCCGTGCGCGCTATCACCGAACAACAGAGCGTCTTGCTGATATGCGACGAGGTGCAATCGGGGCTGGGGCGCACGGGCGCCACGCTGGAGTCGCAGCGTCAGGGCGTGACCGCGGACCTGATAACGCTGGGAAAGGCCCTGGGTGGTGGCATAGTTCCGGTATCCGGCGTGGTCGGTCGCGCGGACGTCTTGGGTGTATTGCGTCCAGGCGAACACGGGTCGACGTTCGGCGGTAACCCGCTCGCCGCCGCCGTCGGGCGGGAGGTCGTCTCGATACTGCGCACGGGCCGGTACCAGGAGGCGGCACGCCGCCACGGAGAGTTGCTGCGGAAGATGTTGGAGCCTGCGCTGGGAAATGGGCTCACGGCGATTCGCAATGCGGGGCTATGGTTCGGGCTGGACATTGATCCGGCAGTGGGAACGGGGCGCGATGTCTGCATGCGCCTTATGGAACAGGGAGTTTTAGCGAAGGATACCCACGTCCAGACCGTGCGTTTGGCGCCGCCATTGGTGATTACGGAGAGCGAGATAGAAACGGTCGTCAGTGCGCTGTCACGGGCATTAGACTTCTCATCAGAGCGGTGA
- a CDS encoding TM2 domain-containing protein: MAAIGNKSFIATWLLSWFLGVFGIDRFYLGKIGTGILKLVTLGGFGLWALIDLVITLGGAQTDADGYALKGYDQYKWTAIIITVVVVVLGGGGYSTSIMSGS; encoded by the coding sequence ATGGCAGCAATTGGAAATAAGAGTTTCATCGCCACGTGGCTTCTATCGTGGTTCCTCGGCGTCTTCGGAATTGACCGTTTCTATCTCGGGAAGATCGGCACCGGGATTCTCAAGCTCGTCACCCTGGGCGGGTTTGGCCTCTGGGCTCTGATCGACCTCGTGATCACACTGGGCGGTGCCCAAACTGACGCGGACGGCTACGCACTCAAGGGATATGACCAGTACAAATGGACGGCAATCATCATCACGGTTGTCGTCGTGGTACTCGGTGGTGGCGGGTACAGCACCAGCATCATGTCGGGCAGCTAG
- a CDS encoding zinc-binding dehydrogenase: protein MGCHRHADRAALARKFGATDVIAERGEAGIAAVRDLLGGELADAALECVGTDVAMHQALGSVRGGGRVGFVGVPAGGSQVPIGTLFSRNITIGGGMAPARRYIPELLEHVLTGTVNPGMVFTETFALDDISAAYEAMSERTAIKSLVMP, encoded by the coding sequence GTGGGATGCCATCGCCACGCGGACCGCGCCGCTCTGGCACGTAAGTTCGGGGCCACCGATGTGATCGCGGAACGCGGTGAAGCAGGCATCGCCGCTGTGCGCGACCTGCTGGGTGGCGAACTGGCTGACGCCGCGCTCGAATGCGTCGGGACAGACGTGGCCATGCACCAGGCGCTCGGATCGGTCCGCGGTGGCGGACGCGTCGGGTTCGTCGGCGTCCCCGCAGGCGGATCTCAGGTGCCCATCGGCACGCTGTTCTCCCGCAACATCACCATCGGCGGCGGTATGGCACCCGCCCGCCGCTACATCCCCGAACTGCTCGAGCACGTCCTCACGGGGACCGTCAACCCCGGCATGGTCTTCACCGAGACATTCGCGCTCGATGACATATCCGCCGCCTACGAGGCGATGTCGGAACGCACCGCGATCAAGTCGCTGGTGATGCCTTAG
- the gcvP gene encoding aminomethyl-transferring glycine dehydrogenase translates to MTVPPSPLGTTQTDSFADRHIGPDVTPMLEELGFSSLEELTRAAVPHSILLDQPLDLPAPLTEPEALADLRRIADRNQVMTSMIGQGYYDTVTPAVIRRGVLENPAWYTAYTPYQPEISQGRLEALLNFQTMVADLTGLPVAGASLLDEATATAEAVALMFRAGGRRLDLSTAAVIVDQDVLPSTQAVVLARAQAAGQCVVVADLSRGLDGVDLPRAVEKVAGIVLPQVGASGAVRDWSAVIAGAKGAGALVAMTTDLLALTIISEPGALGADIAVGSTQRFGVPMFYGGPHAAFIAVHQGLERQLPGRLVGVSVDADGATAYRLALQTREQHIRREKATSNICTAQALLAITASMYAVYHGPTGLRSIATRVHALALELANRLATMTEVAPLPFFDTVRVSAPGRAEAIRTEAESRGINVFVADGDHVQISVDEATRPADIAAVEAAVAAATGAAPGAGANVTVPDLPRDWARKSEFLTHPTFHAYHNETAMMRYLRRLADKDLALDRTMIPLGSCTMKLNSAIEMEPISWPQFAQIHPLAPAHQVAGYTELITRLTDWLAEITGYATVSVQPNAGSQGEFAGLLAIRRYHQSRGDADRTVCLIPASAHGTNAASAAMAGLRVVVVATACDGSIDLDDLRSKIAAHAAELAAIMITYPSTHGVYEEDVREVCKLVHNAGGQVYIDGANLNALVGLAKPGLFGGDVSHLNLHKTFAIPHGGGGPGVGPIAVARHLAEFLPGDPQQPGSTPVSAANFGSAGVLPISYAYIALMGPNLRRATQVAVLSANYLAHKLQDAFPVLYTGPSGLVAHECILDLRAITAATHVTAEDVAKRLIDYGFHAPTLAFPVAGTLMVEPTESEDVTELDRFIEAMLSIRAEIAEVESGKVSAEESVLRAAPFTARSVASTQWAASFTRDQAAYPTERLIEAKYWPPVRRIDGAYGDRHLVCSCPPVTDYV, encoded by the coding sequence ATGACCGTCCCCCCCTCCCCGCTCGGCACAACCCAAACCGATTCATTCGCCGATCGCCACATCGGCCCCGACGTTACGCCCATGCTCGAGGAACTCGGCTTCTCGTCGCTGGAGGAATTGACGCGCGCCGCCGTTCCCCACTCGATCCTGCTCGACCAACCCCTAGACCTGCCAGCGCCGCTGACGGAGCCGGAGGCGCTTGCCGATCTGCGCCGTATCGCGGATCGGAACCAGGTCATGACATCGATGATCGGGCAGGGGTACTACGACACCGTGACCCCGGCGGTCATCCGCCGCGGTGTCCTGGAAAACCCCGCCTGGTACACCGCCTACACGCCGTATCAGCCCGAGATTTCGCAGGGGCGCCTGGAGGCCCTGCTCAACTTCCAAACGATGGTTGCGGACCTGACCGGGCTGCCCGTTGCCGGGGCATCATTGTTGGACGAGGCCACCGCCACCGCCGAAGCGGTCGCCCTCATGTTCCGCGCTGGCGGTAGGCGCCTGGATCTATCAACGGCAGCCGTCATCGTCGACCAAGATGTGCTTCCATCAACCCAGGCGGTCGTCCTGGCGCGCGCCCAGGCCGCGGGGCAGTGCGTGGTCGTGGCGGATCTGTCCCGGGGACTTGACGGCGTTGATCTTCCCCGCGCCGTGGAAAAGGTGGCCGGAATCGTCCTTCCGCAAGTCGGCGCCAGCGGTGCGGTTCGAGACTGGAGCGCGGTGATCGCAGGCGCAAAGGGCGCAGGTGCCCTGGTGGCGATGACCACCGACCTGTTGGCGCTCACTATCATCAGCGAGCCGGGCGCCTTGGGTGCCGACATCGCGGTCGGGTCCACGCAGCGATTCGGCGTCCCCATGTTCTACGGCGGCCCACACGCGGCCTTCATCGCCGTCCACCAGGGCCTGGAGCGGCAGTTGCCCGGCCGCCTGGTCGGGGTGAGCGTTGACGCCGATGGCGCCACCGCGTATCGCCTAGCATTGCAAACGCGCGAACAACACATTCGGCGCGAAAAGGCGACCAGCAACATCTGCACCGCGCAAGCGCTGTTGGCGATCACCGCTTCGATGTACGCCGTCTATCACGGCCCTACGGGCCTGCGCTCCATTGCGACGCGCGTTCATGCCTTGGCGCTCGAACTGGCCAACCGCCTGGCAACAATGACGGAGGTCGCGCCGCTGCCCTTCTTCGACACTGTCCGCGTTAGCGCGCCGGGCCGGGCGGAGGCTATTCGCACCGAGGCCGAATCACGCGGCATCAACGTGTTTGTTGCGGACGGCGACCACGTGCAGATAAGCGTGGACGAGGCCACCCGACCCGCCGACATCGCCGCCGTGGAGGCCGCCGTCGCCGCAGCCACCGGGGCCGCGCCGGGCGCCGGTGCCAACGTCACGGTTCCGGACCTTCCGCGGGACTGGGCGCGCAAGTCCGAATTCTTGACCCACCCCACCTTCCACGCCTATCACAACGAGACGGCGATGATGCGCTACCTGCGCCGCCTGGCCGACAAGGATCTGGCGCTGGACCGCACCATGATTCCGCTCGGGTCGTGCACGATGAAGCTGAATTCTGCGATCGAAATGGAACCGATCAGCTGGCCGCAGTTCGCGCAGATTCACCCCCTTGCGCCCGCCCACCAGGTTGCGGGATACACGGAGCTGATAACGCGGTTGACCGACTGGCTTGCCGAGATCACCGGGTATGCAACGGTGTCCGTCCAGCCGAATGCGGGTTCGCAGGGGGAGTTCGCGGGGCTGCTGGCTATCCGCCGCTACCACCAGTCCCGTGGGGATGCAGACCGCACGGTCTGCCTGATCCCAGCATCGGCGCATGGAACTAACGCGGCGTCGGCCGCCATGGCGGGCTTGCGGGTTGTCGTGGTCGCCACGGCCTGCGATGGTTCAATTGACCTGGATGACCTGCGATCAAAGATCGCGGCGCATGCCGCCGAGTTGGCCGCGATCATGATCACGTACCCGTCCACGCACGGCGTCTACGAGGAAGACGTCCGCGAGGTTTGCAAGCTTGTACACAATGCTGGTGGGCAGGTGTACATCGACGGAGCGAACCTCAACGCCCTGGTCGGGTTGGCCAAGCCCGGCCTCTTCGGCGGCGATGTCTCGCACCTGAACCTCCACAAGACTTTCGCCATTCCGCACGGCGGCGGCGGGCCGGGCGTTGGCCCGATCGCGGTGGCCCGTCACCTGGCCGAATTCCTGCCGGGCGACCCGCAGCAGCCGGGATCGACGCCCGTTTCCGCCGCGAACTTCGGCTCCGCGGGCGTCCTGCCTATCTCGTACGCGTACATCGCACTCATGGGACCGAACCTGCGCCGCGCGACGCAGGTCGCCGTGCTCAGCGCAAACTACCTCGCACACAAACTACAAGATGCCTTCCCGGTTTTGTACACCGGACCGAGCGGCCTGGTCGCGCACGAATGCATCCTGGATCTGCGGGCCATAACCGCCGCGACCCACGTCACCGCCGAGGATGTGGCAAAGCGCCTCATCGACTACGGCTTCCACGCCCCCACCCTCGCCTTCCCCGTCGCAGGGACCCTGATGGTGGAGCCGACCGAGTCGGAAGACGTCACCGAACTCGACCGCTTCATCGAAGCGATGCTGTCGATTCGCGCGGAAATCGCCGAGGTTGAAAGCGGCAAGGTCAGCGCGGAAGAGTCCGTGCTGCGCGCGGCGCCGTTCACGGCCCGGAGCGTTGCTTCCACGCAATGGGCGGCCTCGTTCACAAGAGACCAAGCCGCCTACCCCACCGAGCGGCTGATCGAAGCCAAGTATTGGCCGCCCGTGCGGCGCATTGACGGCGCCTACGGCGATCGCCACCTGGTGTGCTCATGCCCGCCGGTAACCGACTACGTGTAA
- the gcvT gene encoding glycine cleavage system aminomethyltransferase GcvT, with product MTDHISPLLAQHEALGATLTEFGGWQMPLRYGSDIAEHNAVRQAAGLFDISHMGQIRVFGPQAAAALDYAVVGWMSSIPVGRAKYTMICAEDGGVIDDLVVYREGDDQFTVVANAGNADVVFAELGTRAASFDATVARPQEQMSLIAVQGPVAEQILTGTQLVSAVDAEALSALKYYAITGAVVAGIEVRVARTGYTGEDGFELFVLGSRAQELWQALLAAGAPFGMVPAGLSARDSLRLEAGMPLYGHELDLTTTPYEAGLGRVVHLQKVDAAGAPLPFVGRAALESRRHSAPARVLVGLRAHGRRAVRAGTELVLDAAEPTAVIGRATSGAPSPTLGYPIAMAYVTPEFSAPGTELTALVRGRGETVEVVQMPFYRRQS from the coding sequence ATGACCGACCACATCTCCCCCTTGCTCGCGCAACACGAAGCGCTCGGTGCCACCCTGACCGAATTCGGCGGATGGCAAATGCCGCTGCGGTACGGCTCGGACATTGCCGAACACAACGCCGTGCGCCAAGCGGCCGGGCTCTTCGATATCTCCCACATGGGGCAAATTCGGGTCTTCGGCCCGCAGGCCGCAGCGGCGCTCGACTACGCGGTGGTCGGGTGGATGTCGAGCATCCCCGTCGGGCGGGCAAAATACACGATGATCTGCGCCGAGGACGGCGGGGTCATCGATGATCTGGTCGTGTACCGCGAGGGGGACGACCAGTTCACGGTCGTCGCAAACGCCGGTAATGCCGATGTGGTGTTCGCAGAATTAGGGACGAGGGCCGCCTCCTTCGACGCGACTGTGGCCCGGCCGCAGGAGCAGATGTCTTTGATAGCCGTCCAGGGACCGGTCGCCGAGCAGATCCTGACCGGCACGCAACTAGTTTCCGCCGTCGACGCGGAGGCGCTGAGCGCGCTGAAGTACTACGCGATCACCGGTGCCGTGGTCGCCGGGATCGAGGTGCGCGTCGCCCGCACCGGATACACCGGCGAGGACGGGTTTGAGCTGTTCGTGTTGGGGTCGCGCGCGCAAGAACTGTGGCAGGCGCTGCTGGCGGCGGGCGCGCCATTCGGGATGGTTCCGGCGGGGCTCTCCGCGCGCGATTCGCTGCGCCTCGAGGCGGGCATGCCGCTGTACGGGCACGAATTGGACCTCACCACGACTCCGTATGAGGCGGGCCTGGGGCGCGTGGTGCACCTGCAAAAGGTCGACGCCGCGGGCGCCCCGTTGCCGTTTGTCGGGCGCGCGGCGCTGGAGTCGCGGCGCCACAGCGCCCCGGCGCGGGTGCTGGTCGGCCTGCGCGCCCACGGGCGCCGGGCGGTGCGGGCGGGAACCGAACTGGTGCTCGACGCCGCGGAACCAACTGCCGTCATCGGGCGGGCCACCTCGGGGGCGCCAAGCCCCACCCTCGGGTACCCCATCGCCATGGCATACGTAACTCCCGAGTTCAGCGCGCCCGGCACCGAGTTGACCGCGCTGGTGCGCGGCCGCGGGGAAACCGTCGAAGTAGTTCAGATGCCGTTCTACCGCCGCCAAAGCTGA
- a CDS encoding (deoxy)nucleoside triphosphate pyrophosphohydrolase gives MNTRRLVVAAAIVDDLDRPSRLLGAERSKPAAIAGRWEFPGGKAEPGETPAQALHRELREELGVAVELGTEIIGPDREPGGHIGWHITDRHVMRVWFARITDGAPRPLVEHTRLRWLPLAHLWTVPWLDGDIPIVRRIEDAFEDAAGVQPLPGDHAAR, from the coding sequence GTGAATACCCGCCGACTTGTAGTTGCTGCCGCGATCGTTGATGACCTGGATAGGCCCAGCCGCCTCTTGGGCGCGGAGCGCTCGAAGCCGGCTGCGATTGCCGGCCGCTGGGAGTTTCCCGGGGGCAAGGCGGAGCCCGGCGAAACCCCCGCGCAGGCGCTGCATCGGGAACTGCGCGAAGAGTTGGGCGTCGCGGTCGAGCTCGGCACCGAGATAATCGGACCCGATCGGGAGCCGGGCGGACACATCGGCTGGCACATCACCGATAGGCACGTCATGCGGGTGTGGTTTGCCCGGATCACCGACGGCGCACCGCGCCCGCTCGTCGAACACACTCGGTTGCGGTGGCTGCCGCTGGCGCACCTGTGGACGGTCCCGTGGCTAGACGGCGACATTCCAATCGTGCGGCGCATCGAGGACGCATTCGAGGACGCCGCCGGGGTCCAACCGCTACCCGGTGATCACGCCGCCCGGTAG
- the gcvH gene encoding glycine cleavage system protein GcvH, giving the protein MSDTLPVDLQYTAEHEWVASGEPATIGITWTAQDALGDVVYLELPQVGDQVTAGAVVGEIESTKSVSELFSPVTGTVVEINEGAVADPALVNSDPYGAGWLFKVTVEAFGELLSAEGYAELTHNA; this is encoded by the coding sequence ATGAGCGACACCCTCCCCGTCGACCTGCAATACACCGCCGAACACGAGTGGGTTGCGTCCGGCGAACCCGCAACGATCGGCATCACCTGGACGGCGCAGGACGCCCTAGGTGACGTCGTATATCTGGAATTGCCGCAGGTGGGAGACCAGGTCACGGCCGGGGCCGTGGTCGGCGAGATCGAATCGACCAAGTCCGTTTCCGAGCTCTTTTCTCCCGTGACCGGCACGGTCGTAGAGATCAATGAGGGCGCGGTCGCAGATCCGGCTTTGGTCAATTCCGACCCGTACGGCGCGGGCTGGCTGTTCAAGGTGACCGTCGAAGCATTTGGCGAATTGCTGAGTGCCGAGGGGTACGCGGAGCTGACCCACAACGCCTGA